A region from the Vicia villosa cultivar HV-30 ecotype Madison, WI linkage group LG3, Vvil1.0, whole genome shotgun sequence genome encodes:
- the LOC131661615 gene encoding rho GDP-dissociation inhibitor 1-like: MGLDNDDKETGQTSEAGNKEQEEHHEPLSRHTSESSVYGTEEEEDEYGSKIQLGPLCTLKEHLEKDKDDESLRKWKEQLLGSVDVNNIGEILEPEVSFTSLSIISPGRDDIVLPIPEDGKPKGLWFTLKEGSPYRLKFSLVVTNNIVSGLKYTNTVWKTAVKVDSTKEMLGTFSPQQEPYTHEMPEEVTPSGMFARGQYTARTKFLDDDNKCYLEINYTFDIRKDWA, encoded by the exons ATGGGGTTGGATAATGATGACAAAGAGACAGGACAAACTAGTGAGGCTGGCAATAAAGAACAAGAAGAACATCATGAGCCTCTTAGCAGGCATACAAGCGAATCGTCTGTTTATGGaactgaggaagaagaagatgaatatggaAGCAAAATACAGCTAGGTCCTCTTTGCACTCTTAAAGAACATCTTGAGAAAGATAAG GATGATGAGAGTCTGAGGAAATGGAAGGAGCAGCTTCTTGGGAGTGTGGATGTAAACAACATTGGAG AAATTCTTGAACCAGAAGTGAGTTTTACAAGTCTTTCAATAATATCTCCTGGTAGAGATGACATAGTTCTTCCAATTCCTGAAGATGGAAAACCAAAGGGGTTATGGTTTACACTTAAAGAAGGTAGTCCTTACCGTCTGAAATTCAGCCTTGTGGTGACAAATAACATTGTTTCTGGATTAAAATACACCAATACTGTATGGAAAACTGCTGTTAAAG TGGATAGCACTAAAGAGATGCTTGGAACTTTCAGTCCTCAGCAAGAGCCTTACACACATGAAATGCCAGAAGAAGTTACACCTTCTGGGATGTTTGCTAGGGGACAATATACTGCAAGAACAAAG TTTCTTGATGATGACAATAAATGTTACTTGGAGATCAATTATACTTTTGATATTAGGAAGGATTGGGCTTGA
- the LOC131658176 gene encoding BTB/POZ domain-containing protein At2g04740-like, giving the protein MDTHFFRVVGAIEMVEGGSRQQAKNPPKHMVDGIPTTQGLSSNYFPPDVVFTVQGRPIEAHRVILSARSPFFKKKFETDWKERSEVRLSREKLSYPALYSLINFFYSDRLEIAVDDMDGLVRICKVCKCESLQKILEKELAHQKYALYKALSDVDNSQKRFILQGLSLPEEDRLPAALRRILLTALSNSIHENGQDNGIDKLVSKMDSMQIDKPLNDLADVCIRVDKKNFRCHKVILASRSEYFKARLSRMKDFHEGKDELYMDSLPCLEEHDMSVEAFEKMIEYMYTDRLQEINPDQAEEMFDIASRYLMFPLKRAVADVLVPHLEMASPEELCQWLMLADMYGVLKIREFCLDTIACNFELFADTKEFRAMLLTLPAPSGDSSLRTTVPSMPGSTLNNDQGNLLDDLRDKWLEIEAAELDERDDSALQFDKRLEMLMLVAEHEKSSGDVDSNCANDVPSLAFSSITPVISGEQREP; this is encoded by the exons ATGGACACACATTTTTTTAGAGTTGTCGGTGCTATAGAGATGGTAGAAGGCGGTTCAAGGCAGCAAGCCAAAAATCCACCAAAACATATGGTGGATG GTATTCCAACCACTCAAGGGTTAAGTTCCAATTACTTTCCTCCAGATGTAGTTTTTACTGTACAAGGAAGACCTATTGAAGCTCACAGGGTCATATTAAGTGCAAGGTCAccatttttcaagaaaaaatttGAGACTGATTGGAAAGAGCGCAGTGAAGTAAGACTTTCACGGGAAAAACTGTCATATCCCGCACTTTATAGCCTTATAAATTTCTTTTATTCAGACAGATTAGAGATTGCTGTGGATGACATGGATGGTCTTGTGAGAATTTGCAAAGTATGCAAATGTGAATCTCTACAGAAAATTCTCGAGAAAGAATTGGCTCATCAAAAATATGCACTGTATAAAGCTTTGAGTGATGTAGACAATTCTCAGAAACGGTTTATTTTACAAGGTCTATCCCTTCCTGAAGAAGACAGGCTTCCCGCTGCCTTGCGCAGAATCCTTCTGACAGCCCTTTCAAATTCCATTCATGAGAATGGTCAAGATAATGGAATCGATAAATTGGTATCTAAGATGGATTCCATGCAGATAGATAAACCTCTAAATGATCTTGCTGATGTTTGCATAAgagttgataaaaaaaatttccGCTGCCATAAAGTTATTTTAGCATCAAGGTCAGAATATTTCAAAGCTAGACTATCACGTATGAAGGATTTCCATGAAGGGAAAGATGAATTGTATATGGACTCCCTTCCTTGTCTTGAAGAACATGACATGAGTGTGGAAGCATTTGAGAAAATGATTGAATATAT GTACACCGATCGTTTGCAGGAGATAAATCCAGATCAG GCTGAGGAAATGTTTGATATTGCTTCTAGATACTTGATGTTTCCTCTTAAGCGTGCAGTGGCTGATGTCTTGGTGCCACACTTGGAAATGGCGTCACCTGAAGAACTTTGCCAGTGGTTAATGCTAGCTGACAT GTATGGTGTTTTGAAGATTCGGGAATTCTGCCTAGATACCATTGCCTGTAATTTTGAATTATTTGCGGATACTAAAGAATTCAGGGCCATGCTGCTGACTTTGCCTGCACCATCTGGAGACTCATCTCTTCGTACCACTGTCCCAAGCATGCCTGGATCTACCCTAAATAACGATCAAGGAAATCTTCTCGATGATTTACGTGATAAATGGCTTGAAATTGAAGCTGCTGAACTCGACGAGAGAGATGATAGTGCTTTGCAATTTGACAAGCGCCTAGAGATGCTTATGCTTGTTGCAGAGCATGAAAAGTCATCAGGAGATGTTGATTCAAATTGTGCTAATGATGTTCCATCCTTGGCTTTCTCTTCAATCACTCCTGTAATTTCAGGCGAACAAAGAGAACCGTAG